aggaggccgaggtgggaggattgcttgagcccaggaggtcaaggttgcagtgagccatgatcacaccattgtactccagcctgggtaatggagtgagaccctgtctcaacataaGACTTCAGTGTGATTCCAAATGTTCATTCTCAtgggctgtggctgctgtggagcCCTTTTTCTCTGCACTATACTGCTTCCTCATGCAGCTCCCCATGTTGTCACTGAACTGCCATCGGGGAAGTGTGTGTGATCCTTGGACATGGCAGATTCCATGCTGAAGGCCTTGGAACTCATTGGAGGAAAACAAGCTTCCTTTCTTCCCATCTCTGTGTTGAGGCAGTACCAGAATGCATAGGGGCCTCAGAGACTTATTTGTCCTAGAAGAATTAGGAGAAAATGAAGCAGCAAAGAGGGTGGTTTTGTAAAGGACAGTAATGCCTAGCCATCGGGACCCATCAGAATCTCCTGGGGTGGTGCTTTCAGAAAATATTAGTGTTGGGTCCACCCCAAACCTGTGAAATTGAACGGGAGGAATACAGGCATGGCCTGTTGCCAAGCTTCCCAGCTGACTTGGATCAGCACCCCGGGTTTAGGCACGAGGGTTTTGGTCCTGTGGGGGTGACCCTGACCCTCACAGAGCTCATTTGGGATTAAGCTTAGACAGCCTCTCAGTGGGGCAAAATTGATAATGCATTAGTAGAGCGAGTAGCTTCAGGGACCCTAAAGTAAACTCTTGACCAGTATAAGACTCAATTTTAAGAGGAAGAAGAACAGATGCAAAATGGATCTTCCTTGGTGAAAACCAGTTGTATACCTGTGTAATTTTTTTCAGTGACATTAAAAGTGAACATTTTGTTAGTGACATTCTGCAGGTTAAAGCTCTTAAATCTATCTTGTTGCTTAGTCTAGGTCTCACACGGAACTTCACCTTGCTTTCCCCGAGGTTTGTTCTGGgttgaattattttccttttggctCTGATTGCATTGGCCTTGCAATAAACCTTCCTTTTCCAAGACCTGAAATGAAACCCCAGAGCACGTCTTCTCTGGGCACCGGATGCAGTGCCCAGCGCCGCCTCAGCTGACAACGTTTCCTCAGTGTGTGTTCGTTTGTTTTTCCGCAGTTTGCCGTAGAAAAGCTGAGGGAACTGGAATGCTGGAAACAAGAGCTCCAGGATGAGGCCTACACCCTTATAGATTTTTTCTGTGAAGACAAAAAAACCATGAAACTGGATGAATGCTTTCAGATATTTAGAGATTTCTGTACCAAATTCAACAAAGCAGTTAAGGTACGTCTGGCAGCATCTGTGTCTCGGGGTTGCttcgatttttatttttcttcttctcgaCCTAGTCATCTGCTCACCACAGAAAAGCACTTTGCATCTCCACGGTTTTGGGGACATCTGGCCCAGGTGGTATTGCCAGGCTCTCGGCTGGGATTGCTGGAAAGTAGCTCTGCCATCCCAGCCCCGAGGGCTTGCATAGCATCAGGGGGAGGCATTTGACTGCCTCTGCTACTTTGGTGCACAGGCTCCCTGACACTCACATTAATGCCTTGAGAGCATTTTGTTAGTAAAGTTCCTCCATGATGGCTGTCATACCATTTAAAAGTCTCTTGAAGATCCTGAATGTCTTTCTCTCCCGCTCCCAGAAGAGAACGTCCTCTTTCAAGGAGACTTCTGTTGTGGTGGGATGATGGAACGgccctccctttcccttcttccAAGCTCCGCTCCCGTCACTGTGGGATTGGCACCAGGGCAACCATGTGGTCCTCCCCAGAGCGGTCTTTCAGATTCCCAAATAACCACAAAGCCTGCTGCCATACTGAGCAAAACAGCTACCTTTCTTGCCCTTCAACCACCAATTCCAGTCATCTCTGGGTTTAATGTAGAAGCCAGAAAACTCTCTGGGTTGCTTGGCtttcaaataaaactttaattCATCAATTGAAAGCAAACCGGCCACTCACATCCCTTCATTTCGGGTGGTGATGAGGAAGCAAAGCTCGTGAGTCATCTCTCCCCCTCCAGTTGGAATGCAGCTTAGTCCATAGCTGAATTTCTTTGAGGGATTGGTCAGGTTTCTCTCAAGCCCAGAATTGCTTTGTGTTCTCGACCCCTCCTTTCTCTATCCAGTTAAGAGAAGGAGGCTCAGCCTGTGGCCACGTTTGCGCTCCTCTGGCCAAGAAGTGAGCTCAGCTGTGGGAGGCAGTGGTGGGTGTCAAGGCCAAGTTGGCTCTTAATGAGGCCCTCACTCCCAGGAATTCCATAGGCCTGTGAGGCCACCTGTGTGATGCTCTCAGCCCCACTGTCCAAAGAGCCAGGCACcggccccaccaccaccacaggcaaTCTTTAAAGAAGGCCCGAGAGACTTGGGGAcgaggtgggaggctgaggccagagctgCAGGCGGAGCCAAGAGTCCCCAGCTAGAGCCCCACAGAAACTTGGAAGGGAAAGGCCATCATTGGAGGAAATTGATTGTCAAGTAAAACTGCTAACAATAACACATTTGGGCTGTGAGATCCACATATTTCCATGACACAAATCTATTTAAAGTGCATGGCCAGGTGGTAGAGTGTGCTTTGGTATGTGAGCTTGCTCTGGTGCAGTTTCGATGGGAAGGGCTGGGTTCTCTGGAGCAGGGTGAAGGTTGAAAGATTTGTAAAGCACAcctgctcctcttcctcttctctgatTGTGGGAACAGGCTAGGACGTGAGAGGCAGAGCCATGTGCTGCAGGCTGCAGCTGGCAGAGCCACCATGCCACGTGTGGTGTTGCTTTACCAAGGAGCAGTCAGGGAACAGAGCTGAACAGAGCATCTCTTAATATTGTGGCTATACATTAATACATCCAAATCATTGTTAAGTAGAACGTGCTACACATGAATGTGTGTAGGACAGATCCATGCTGCACAGAAGTATAATTTGAGGCTCACTCTTTAAATACCCACAGTATTTTTCTCTCAGCTATTGCCTATATAGCCCTTTCCTGGAAGTCCTCTCTGTCTTATACTGCTCAGAAACAGAGTTGGCTTTCCTCGGAGTTGAGGTCGCATGCATATGTGGAATGGCAGCCTCCACTGAGCAGTGCCTTGGCTGGAAAGCTGGAAGTTGGGCCCAAGGATCGGATAAAAACTGTAGACAGATTGTTGGGCCAGGTCTACAGCACTCACCCCTTCTGCTCAGATCCCTAGTAGCTTTGAAGAGCCTCACCctccctctacacacacacacatgtgtacacacacacacatgcatgtgcacacacacagagagcctCTTTCTCAGTGTAAGACATGACCCAGAGCTCCCCTCCATGCCTGTATCTTTCTTTGGCTCTTAGCGTAGGTGGCTCTGGAACTGCACATTGGTCCCACATGTCTCATGCATCTTCGGGCTTCTCTCCATCCCTCAGGACAACCACGACCGGGAGGCGCAGGAGCTGAGGCAGCTGCAGAGGCTGAAGGAGCAGGAGCAGAAGCAGCGCTCCTGGGCAACTGGGGAGCTGGGGGCATTTGGCCGGAGCAGCAGTGAGAATGATGTGGAGCTGCTGACCAAGAAGGGTGCAGAGGGCCTGCTCCCTTTCCTGCACCCCAGGCCCATCAGCCCCTCCAGCCCCTCCTACCGGCCCCCGAACACCCGCCGCTCCCGCCTCTCCCTGGGTCCCTCTGCTGACCGGGAGCTGCTGACCTTCTTGGAGAGCTCCACCGGCAGCCCTGAGGAGCCCAATAAGTTCCACAGCCTGCCCCGGAGCAGCCCCCGGCAGGCCCGGCCCACGATAGCCTGCCTGGAGCCTGCAGAAGTGAGGCACCAGGACTCCAGCTTTGCACACAAACCTCAGGCCTCGGGGGGCCAGGAGGAGGCCCCCAACCCACCCTCAGCACAGGCGCACCAGCTTGCAGCCGCCCAGCCTGAGgaccctgcctctgccttccccaGAGCTCGGCGCCAGGGCGTCAGTGTCCTCCGAAAGAGGTACAGTGAGCCGGTGAGCCTGGGCTCAGCACAGTCCCCTCCTCTCTCGCCATTGGCTCTGGGAATTAAGGAGCATGAGCTGGTGACAGGGCTGGCCCAGTTCAACCTCCAGGGTTCCCAGGGCATGGAGGAGACCTCCCAGCTGACTCTGAGTGACTTCAGCCCGATGGAGCTAGAGTCTGTGGGGCATGGGGGCCCACAGTCCCTCagtgccagcagcagcagcctgaCACCCATGGGCAGAGATGCCCTGGGGAGTCTCAGCCCAGCCCTGGAGGATGGCAAGGCTGCCCCCGATGAGCCTGGAAGTGCAGCTTTGGGATCTGTGGGTAGCAGCGACCCTGAGAACAAAGATCCTAGACCTCTGTTCTGCATCTCAGACACCACCGACTGCTCACTGACCCTGGACTGCTCAGAGGGAACCGACTCCAGACCCAGAGGCGGGGACCCGGAGGAAGGCGGGGAAGGGGATGGCTCCATGTCCTCTGGGGTTGGAGAAATGGGGGACAGCCAAGTCTCCTCCAACCCTACATCCAGCCCCCCTGGGGAGGCTCCTGCCCCCGTCTCTGTGGATAGTGAGCCCAGCTGCAAGGGTGGCCTGCCCAGGGACAAACCCACCAAAAGGAAAGATGTTGTAGCACCAAAGAGAGGCTCCCTGAAAGAGGCGTCTCCCGGGGCCTCCAAGCCCGGGAGCGCCCGGCGGAGCCAGGGGGCAGTGGCCAAGTCTGTGCGGACCCTCACCGCCTCAGAGAACGAGAGCATGCGCAAGGTCATGCCCATCACCAAGTCCAGCAGAGGCGCCGGCTGGAGGCGACCAGAGCTGTCATCCCGGGGGCCCTCCCAGAATCCCCCCAGCAGCACAGATACTGTGTGGTCACGCCAGAACTCCGTGCGGAGGGCCTCAGACACGTCGCCCAGGAGGCCCTCCACAGGCGCCGAAGAGCAGAGGCTGCCGCGGGGGAGCAGCAGCTCCAGCAGCACCCGTCCGGGGAGGGACGTCCCCCTGCAGCCCAGGGGTTCTTTCAAGAAGCCCAGTGCCAAACCACTCAGGAACCTCCCCAGACAGAAGCCTGAGGAAAATAAGACCTGCCGCGCCCACTCCGAGGGCCCTGAGAGTCCCAAAGAAGAGCCCAAGACCCCGCCAGTGCCCAGCGTCCCCCATGAACTACCCAGTGTCCCGAGCTTTGCCCGGAACACAGTGGCCTCCTCCTCTCGAAGCATGAGAACAGATCTTCCTCCCGTGGCCAAAGCCCCCGGCATCACTCGGACAGTGTCGCAGCGGCAGCTGAGGGTGAAAGCGGATCCCGAGGATGCCGCTCCCAAGGACGGCAGCACTTTGAGGCGAGCCAGCAGTGCCCGGGCCCCCAAGAAGCGCCCAGAGTCTGTGGAGGGTCCCAGTGCCAACACGGAGGCCCCTCTGAAGGCCagaggggctggggaaagggCCTCCCTCCGTCGGAAGGACTCCAGTCGGACCACGCTGGGGAGAATCCTCAATCCCTTATGGAAGTGATGGGTGGCTGtcctctcctgcctcctgggaTTCAGACGGTGAAGACTGACTTCTGGGACGAGGATGGGGAAAGAGGCAGCATGTCTTTGTTACAGATAAAGCAGCCACTGGTGCCACTGCTAGTGACGCTGTTGGGATGGCACAGTCCAGGAGGCCTGTGGACTGCAGCCTGCTGTGCTGAGCCCTGCTGCAGTCCAGCGTCCAGATGGATGCACGTTCACTACTGTGACGGCCACTCCTCCCCCATGCACCCCACCCTCCCCCAAAGCCCGGATCCCGAGAAAGACTTAGTAGGAGTGTAAGGTGACATTCTTATGAAACAagtcaaaaaagtttttttcaggCCAGTTTTTATATATCAAAGACttcctttttaatataaaaattagctaggtgcagtggttcatgcctgtaatccagcactttgggaggctaaggtgagtggattgcttgagcctaggagttcgagaccagcctaggcaacatggagaaaccccgtctctatcagaaatacaaaatttagccgtgtggtggcacatgcctgtggccccagccacTCTGAacgctgagatgggaagatcacttgagcccaggaccccaccactgcactccagcctggatgacagagtgagaccttgtctcaaacaaaacaaaacaaaaatgaaatgttcTAGTTTTGGTTCCTTTTGCAGAGTGAAATGCCTCCCAGGAAAAaaacacatatgtatttttttgtgacagggtcgtgctttgtctcccagactggactgcagtggcacaatcatagctcactgcagctttgacctcccagacctgtgatcctcccacctcagcctcccttggagctgggactacaggcgtgcaccaccactcctggttaattgttttttttttttttaaatttatcttttgtagagatgggatctcactatgttgctcaggctgatctcgaactcctgggctcaagtgatcctcccacctcagcctcccaaagtgctgggattacaggtgtgagccaccacacttggccagtaTATCCTCAgtatgaagatatttttatcttcctgTGTTCTCTGGCCTCAGAGTTTCACCTGCCCACACAGGGTCCGTTGCTGGCAACTGGACTTCCCCATAAGCCTTGGGTATCCTGTGATGGGCTGTGTCTCCCTGTAGATTGTCTGGCTTGCCCACTTCTCCGTGCATGACTCTGGGTGTGAGTCTGTCTAGGAACAGGAGGGAAAGTTGGACTCAGACAGAAATCAGATGCTTCCATGTATTCAGGGCGCGCATTGTGAGCAGTGGAGTATGAGCCTTGGGGGCCTCATGGTTGCAGGGCAGGCTTCCCTGCAGATGGGTGGCAGCCCCTGGTAGAATGCTGGATTTCTCTGGAATCTAGAAGTGCCATATTTTAATGGAAAGGCATCAGGGCTGTTTGACAGTGTGCGTCTTTCCAATCCCATGTTCCTCCATTCGTGTGTCTGTTATAAAACTGAGTGAAGGCTGCTATGACCTGTGTTCACTCTGGTTACAGGGAGGTGCAAAccattctgtctcccagcctttcttctctctttgtgTGCTCCCAGCACTTCCTTCTTTTCTAACATGGCCTGGAGAGAGtctctctctccttgtctctgTCTCTTAATAATAGTTTTTAACGTTGACATCTCTTCCTTGGT
This genomic interval from Gorilla gorilla gorilla isolate KB3781 chromosome 3, NHGRI_mGorGor1-v2.1_pri, whole genome shotgun sequence contains the following:
- the FHDC1 gene encoding FH2 domain-containing protein 1: MHVMNCVSLVSDKENGNSATAPGFMIGQTPPPAPPPPPPPPPPSPPCSCSREECLSSPPPPPPPPLPGEPPIPPPPPGLPPTTHMNGYSHLGKKKRMRSFFWKTIPEEQVRGKTNIWTLAARQEHHYQIDTKTIEELFGQQEDTTKSSLPRRGRTLNSSFREAREEITILDAKRSMNIGIFLKQFKKSPRSIVEDIHQGKTEHYGSETLREFLKFLPESEEVKKLKAFSGDVSKLSLADSFLYGLIQVPNYSLRIEAMVLKKEFLPSCSSLYTDITVLRAAIKELMSCEELHSILHLVLQAGNIMNAGGYAGNAVGFKLSSLLKLADTKANKPGMNLLHFVAQEAQKKDTILLNFSEKLHHVQKTARLSLENTEAELHLLFVRTKSLKENIQRDGELCQQMEDFLQFAVEKLRELECWKQELQDEAYTLIDFFCEDKKTMKLDECFQIFRDFCTKFNKAVKDNHDREAQELRQLQRLKEQEQKQRSWATGELGAFGRSSSENDVELLTKKGAEGLLPFLHPRPISPSSPSYRPPNTRRSRLSLGPSADRELLTFLESSTGSPEEPNKFHSLPRSSPRQARPTIACLEPAEVRHQDSSFAHKPQASGGQEEAPNPPSAQAHQLAAAQPEDPASAFPRARRQGVSVLRKRYSEPVSLGSAQSPPLSPLALGIKEHELVTGLAQFNLQGSQGMEETSQLTLSDFSPMELESVGHGGPQSLSASSSSLTPMGRDALGSLSPALEDGKAAPDEPGSAALGSVGSSDPENKDPRPLFCISDTTDCSLTLDCSEGTDSRPRGGDPEEGGEGDGSMSSGVGEMGDSQVSSNPTSSPPGEAPAPVSVDSEPSCKGGLPRDKPTKRKDVVAPKRGSLKEASPGASKPGSARRSQGAVAKSVRTLTASENESMRKVMPITKSSRGAGWRRPELSSRGPSQNPPSSTDTVWSRQNSVRRASDTSPRRPSTGAEEQRLPRGSSSSSSTRPGRDVPLQPRGSFKKPSAKPLRNLPRQKPEENKTCRAHSEGPESPKEEPKTPPVPSVPHELPSVPSFARNTVASSSRSMRTDLPPVAKAPGITRTVSQRQLRVKADPEDAAPKDGSTLRRASSARAPKKRPESVEGPSANTEAPLKARGAGERASLRRKDSSRTTLGRILNPLWK